In Egicoccus sp. AB-alg2, the following are encoded in one genomic region:
- the fdxA gene encoding ferredoxin: MTYTIAEPCIDVKDKACVEECPVDCIYEGERMLYIHPEECIDCGACEPVCPVEAIFYEDDVPDEWQQFTPINAEFFADSVTGLGSPGGAATVGAVAKDHPTVAGWEG; the protein is encoded by the coding sequence TTGACGTACACCATCGCCGAGCCCTGCATCGACGTGAAGGACAAGGCCTGCGTCGAGGAGTGCCCCGTCGACTGCATCTACGAGGGTGAGCGGATGCTCTACATCCACCCCGAGGAGTGCATCGACTGCGGCGCCTGCGAGCCGGTCTGTCCGGTCGAGGCCATCTTCTACGAGGACGACGTCCCGGACGAGTGGCAGCAGTTCACGCCGATCAACGCCGAGTTCTTCGCCGACAGCGTGACCGGCCTGGGCTCACCGGGCGGCGCCGCCACCGTCGGTGCCGTGGCCAAGGACCACCCGACGGTTGCGGGCTGGGAGGGCTGA
- the fdxA gene encoding ferredoxin encodes MTYVIAEPCMDVKDTACVQECPVDCIYEGDRMLYIHPGECIDCGACEPACPVEAIFYADDVPSEWNEFTAINAEYFEPSVTGLGSPGGASNVGVSNVDHPKVSAYEIPDAT; translated from the coding sequence GTGACGTACGTCATCGCCGAACCGTGCATGGACGTCAAGGACACCGCCTGCGTGCAGGAGTGCCCGGTCGACTGCATCTACGAAGGCGACCGGATGCTCTACATCCACCCGGGTGAGTGCATCGACTGCGGCGCGTGCGAGCCCGCCTGCCCGGTGGAGGCGATCTTCTACGCCGACGACGTGCCTTCGGAGTGGAACGAGTTCACCGCGATCAACGCGGAGTACTTCGAGCCCAGCGTGACCGGTCTCGGCTCCCCGGGTGGCGCCAGCAACGTCGGCGTCAGCAACGTCGACCACCCCAAGGTCTCCGCGTACGAGATCCCGGACGCCACCTGA
- a CDS encoding class I SAM-dependent methyltransferase — MERFRRRRRRDAPDPTALVAEHLEAGRPTGWFEPLYARADGDAGAIPWAHQTAHPYVVDWLDDPVVEVPGRRAVVVGCGLGDDAAELARRGFSVVAFDVSPTAVDWARRRFRRADVDWRVADLLDLPDDLVGAFDLVVEVRTVQSLPGVVRDAAMHAIGTLTGPGGVVVAVTLVAGSNEVAKAWQGPPWAQAPSELAAYRAAGLERVALEHPDPDERGVMEVRLTLQRPPAGGTEGGLPGGGLPGGGLPIIPTG, encoded by the coding sequence GTGGAGCGGTTCCGGCGCCGGCGTCGGCGTGACGCGCCGGACCCGACGGCGCTGGTCGCCGAGCACCTCGAGGCGGGACGTCCCACGGGTTGGTTCGAGCCGCTGTACGCCCGTGCGGACGGCGATGCCGGCGCGATCCCGTGGGCGCACCAGACCGCGCACCCCTACGTCGTCGACTGGCTCGACGACCCCGTGGTCGAGGTGCCGGGCCGGCGTGCCGTGGTCGTCGGGTGCGGCCTCGGTGACGACGCCGCCGAACTCGCGCGGCGCGGGTTCTCCGTGGTGGCGTTCGACGTGTCGCCGACCGCGGTGGACTGGGCCCGCCGCCGCTTCCGCCGGGCCGACGTCGACTGGCGGGTCGCCGACCTGCTGGACCTGCCCGACGACCTCGTCGGCGCGTTCGACCTGGTCGTGGAGGTGCGCACCGTCCAGTCGCTGCCGGGCGTGGTGCGCGACGCCGCCATGCACGCGATCGGGACGCTGACCGGTCCGGGCGGGGTGGTGGTGGCGGTGACCCTGGTGGCCGGCTCGAACGAGGTGGCGAAGGCCTGGCAGGGTCCGCCGTGGGCGCAGGCACCCAGCGAACTGGCGGCGTACCGCGCCGCGGGCCTGGAACGGGTCGCGCTGGAGCATCCCGACCCCGACGAACGGGGCGTCATGGAGGTCCGCCTGACCCTGCAGCGCCCGCCGGCGGGCGGCACGGAGGGCGGGCTGCCCGGTGGCGGACTGCCTGGTGGCGGCCTGCCGATCATCCCGACCGGCTGA
- a CDS encoding enoyl-CoA hydratase-related protein encodes MEIRRDLDDAGVLTVTLDDGKKNALQPEAFDGLIAVLDEETDARAVVLAGREDIFTAGLDVKWMAANGREGVERLLVAFGRCLMRWWTDPRPTVCAATGHAIAAGTMFGMACDHAVAADGGWWGLTETQIDFELPQFGIALARHNVRADRLEDLLLPGRRVDAAAAVEVGFADETADAFDVVGTARTRAAELATLPARAYAGTKRRLREADATAVLADLDADIAALTAHLPD; translated from the coding sequence ATGGAGATCCGCCGCGACCTCGACGACGCGGGCGTGCTGACGGTGACGCTCGACGACGGCAAGAAGAACGCGCTGCAGCCAGAGGCGTTCGACGGCCTGATCGCGGTCCTCGACGAGGAGACCGACGCCCGCGCAGTCGTGCTGGCCGGCCGCGAGGACATCTTCACCGCCGGCCTGGACGTGAAGTGGATGGCCGCCAACGGCCGCGAGGGCGTCGAGCGACTGCTCGTGGCGTTCGGCCGCTGCTTGATGCGCTGGTGGACCGACCCGCGGCCGACCGTGTGCGCCGCCACGGGCCATGCCATCGCCGCGGGCACCATGTTCGGCATGGCCTGCGACCATGCCGTCGCCGCGGACGGCGGCTGGTGGGGGCTGACGGAGACGCAGATCGACTTCGAGCTCCCGCAGTTCGGCATCGCGCTGGCGCGCCACAACGTCCGCGCCGACCGCCTCGAGGACCTGCTGCTGCCCGGACGCCGGGTCGACGCCGCCGCGGCGGTCGAGGTTGGCTTCGCGGACGAGACCGCCGACGCCTTCGACGTGGTCGGCACGGCCCGCACCCGCGCGGCGGAGCTCGCGACGCTGCCGGCCCGGGCCTACGCCGGCACCAAGCGGCGCCTGCGCGAGGCCGACGCGACGGCCGTGCTCGCCGACCTCGACGCCGACATCGCGGCACTCACGGCGCACCTGCCGGACTGA
- a CDS encoding PLP-dependent aminotransferase family protein codes for MEEPIRESGPHLAGILAAVLSGDGPLYRQLSDGLKHAVDRGEIPLGTVLPPERVLARSLSVSRATVVAAYDRLKAEGWLESRQGSGTWVRRPEGEDRGGVDAVATARLFLSDDRADQRSGPGEPPAAADEDVVELSVAAVTGSPRVIELLSSLSASDVSSLVAHHGYVPHGLRALRKIVAARFAVAGLPSTEDQVLVTTGAHQAISLVARQTLQRGDTVLVESPTFPGALDVFRRFGARMVPLPVDEHGVRTDTLPDLIARTEPKLIYLSPDFHNPTGAVLPEDRRRAVADLADRSNIVVIEDRAMGDVHLDGPPLPPPIAAFSNGEGAVHTLGSTAKLFWAGLRVGWLRSPTSWSVRMLATKTVADLGTPLLSQLLAVRLLEHAEEVLAERRAQLIPQRDLLCDLLADHLPTWRWRRPEGGLSVWVTLPSGNAEEFAELALRHGVSVVPGPALSVDEGNRRGLRLVFSRPEPVLREGVRRLAAAWHTYEPVTSRAPARLLV; via the coding sequence TTGGAAGAGCCAATCCGCGAAAGTGGACCGCACCTGGCGGGCATCCTGGCCGCGGTCCTGTCGGGGGACGGGCCGCTGTACCGGCAGCTGTCGGACGGGCTCAAGCACGCGGTCGACCGTGGCGAGATCCCGCTGGGGACCGTCCTGCCCCCGGAGCGGGTGCTGGCGCGCTCGCTGTCGGTCAGCCGCGCCACGGTGGTCGCGGCCTACGACCGGCTCAAGGCGGAGGGCTGGCTGGAGAGCCGCCAGGGGTCGGGCACGTGGGTGCGGCGGCCGGAGGGCGAGGACCGGGGCGGCGTGGACGCGGTGGCGACGGCCCGACTGTTCCTCTCCGACGACCGGGCCGACCAGCGCAGCGGCCCCGGTGAGCCGCCGGCCGCGGCGGATGAGGACGTCGTCGAGCTGTCGGTCGCGGCCGTGACCGGTTCCCCGCGGGTCATCGAGTTGCTCTCGTCGCTGTCGGCCAGCGACGTCTCCTCGCTGGTCGCCCACCACGGCTACGTGCCGCACGGCCTGCGGGCGCTGCGCAAGATCGTGGCGGCACGTTTCGCCGTCGCCGGGCTGCCCTCCACCGAGGACCAGGTCCTGGTCACGACCGGCGCCCATCAGGCCATCTCGCTGGTCGCGCGTCAGACCCTGCAGCGTGGTGACACGGTGCTGGTGGAGAGCCCGACCTTCCCCGGCGCGCTGGACGTCTTCCGGCGCTTCGGCGCCCGCATGGTGCCGCTGCCGGTCGACGAGCACGGCGTGCGCACCGACACGCTTCCCGATCTGATCGCGCGCACCGAACCCAAGCTGATCTACCTCTCCCCCGACTTCCACAACCCCACCGGCGCGGTGCTGCCGGAGGACCGCCGCCGCGCGGTTGCCGACCTGGCCGATCGCAGCAACATCGTCGTCATCGAGGACCGCGCGATGGGCGACGTGCACCTCGACGGCCCGCCGCTGCCGCCGCCGATCGCCGCGTTCTCCAACGGCGAGGGTGCCGTCCACACGCTCGGCTCGACCGCCAAGCTGTTCTGGGCCGGTCTCCGGGTCGGGTGGCTGCGCTCGCCGACGAGTTGGAGCGTGCGGATGCTGGCGACCAAGACGGTGGCCGACCTGGGCACGCCGCTGCTGAGCCAGCTCCTGGCCGTCCGCCTGCTCGAGCACGCCGAGGAGGTGCTGGCCGAACGGCGCGCGCAGCTGATCCCCCAGCGCGACCTGCTCTGCGACCTGCTGGCCGACCACCTGCCGACCTGGCGCTGGCGCCGCCCGGAGGGCGGGCTGTCCGTCTGGGTCACGCTGCCGTCCGGCAACGCCGAGGAGTTCGCCGAGCTGGCCCTGCGTCACGGGGTGTCGGTCGTCCCGGGTCCGGCCCTGTCCGTCGACGAGGGCAACCGGCGCGGGCTGCGGCTGGTGTTCTCGCGCCCCGAACCGGTCCTGCGCGAGGGCGTGCGGCGCCTGGCCGCCGCGTGGCACACCTACGAGCCGGTCACGTCCCGCGCGCCGGCCCGCCTGCTGGTCTGA
- a CDS encoding cytidine/deoxycytidylate deaminase family protein translates to MVVGRRASWDEYFLELARTTSTRATCARRKHGAVIVQGRRIVATGYNGGPSGFGHCDEGACPRAASDAPQGHDYERCIAIHAEANALLFSSPEERSGASLYCTGAPCFGCAKLIANSGVGEVVAGGGRYDGWDEVRDFLRDCGVRVRLLDGQEGTPTLPFA, encoded by the coding sequence GTGGTGGTGGGGCGACGGGCATCCTGGGACGAGTACTTCCTCGAGTTGGCGCGCACCACGTCGACCCGTGCCACCTGCGCCCGTCGGAAGCACGGGGCCGTCATCGTCCAGGGCCGGCGCATCGTCGCCACCGGCTACAACGGCGGCCCGTCCGGCTTCGGGCACTGTGACGAGGGCGCCTGCCCGCGGGCGGCGTCCGACGCGCCGCAGGGCCACGACTACGAGCGCTGCATCGCCATCCACGCCGAGGCCAACGCCCTGCTGTTCTCCTCGCCGGAGGAACGCAGCGGTGCCTCGCTGTACTGCACCGGCGCCCCCTGCTTCGGCTGCGCGAAACTGATCGCCAACTCCGGCGTCGGCGAGGTCGTCGCCGGCGGCGGCCGCTACGACGGCTGGGACGAGGTCCGCGACTTCCTGCGCGACTGCGGCGTCCGCGTCCGCCTCCTCGACGGTCAAGAAGGCACCCCCACCCTCCCCTTCGCCTGA
- the hppD gene encoding 4-hydroxyphenylpyruvate dioxygenase, with protein sequence MTTRDLPLLGYDAIEFWVGNAKQAAHYYRSAFGFRLVAYAGPETGLRDRASYVLQQRAIRFVITSGLAPEHEVTRHATRHGDGIRDVAFRVADAEGAFALAVERGARPHLAPTVTEDEHGKVVRASIRTYGDTVHTFVQRDDYSGVYLPGFEEVQHDPVARPVGLSAIDHVVGNVGHGEMDEWSAFYQRILGFSQLRHFDDDDISTEYSALMSKVLWDGQGRIKMPINEPAEGRRKSQIEEYLDAYRGPGVQHLALSTGDIVGTVRTMQANGVSFLPVPAEYYAEAKERVGDVDESWDDLARLGILVDRDEEGYLLQIFTEPVQDRPTVFYEIIQRHGSRGFGAGNFKALFEAIERAQARRGNL encoded by the coding sequence GTGACCACCCGCGACCTACCGCTGCTCGGCTACGACGCCATCGAATTCTGGGTCGGCAACGCCAAGCAGGCCGCGCACTACTACCGGTCCGCCTTCGGGTTCCGGCTGGTCGCCTACGCGGGTCCGGAGACCGGCCTGCGCGACCGAGCGTCCTACGTCCTGCAGCAGCGGGCGATCCGGTTCGTGATCACCAGCGGCCTCGCGCCCGAGCACGAGGTCACCCGGCACGCCACGCGGCACGGCGACGGCATCCGCGACGTGGCCTTCCGGGTCGCCGACGCCGAGGGAGCCTTCGCTCTCGCGGTCGAGCGCGGCGCCCGCCCGCACCTCGCGCCGACCGTCACCGAGGACGAGCACGGCAAGGTGGTGCGCGCCTCGATCCGCACCTACGGCGACACCGTCCACACCTTCGTGCAGCGCGACGACTACTCCGGCGTGTACCTGCCCGGCTTCGAGGAGGTCCAGCACGACCCCGTCGCGCGCCCGGTGGGACTGTCCGCCATCGACCACGTCGTCGGCAACGTCGGACACGGCGAGATGGACGAGTGGTCCGCCTTCTACCAGCGGATCCTCGGCTTCTCGCAGCTGCGCCACTTCGACGACGACGACATCTCGACCGAGTACTCGGCGCTGATGTCCAAGGTCCTGTGGGACGGCCAGGGCCGCATCAAGATGCCGATCAACGAGCCCGCCGAGGGACGCAGGAAGTCCCAGATCGAGGAGTACCTCGACGCCTACCGCGGACCGGGCGTGCAGCACCTCGCGCTGTCCACCGGCGACATCGTCGGCACCGTGCGCACCATGCAGGCCAACGGCGTGTCATTCCTGCCGGTCCCGGCCGAGTACTACGCGGAGGCCAAGGAACGCGTCGGCGACGTCGACGAGTCGTGGGACGATCTCGCCCGGCTCGGGATCCTCGTCGACCGCGACGAGGAGGGCTACCTGCTGCAGATCTTCACCGAGCCCGTCCAGGACCGGCCCACCGTGTTCTACGAGATCATCCAGCGGCACGGCTCGCGCGGCTTCGGCGCCGGCAACTTCAAGGCCCTCTTCGAGGCAATCGAACGCGCCCAGGCCCGCCGCGGCAACCTCTGA
- a CDS encoding ferredoxin, with the protein MARVGMPRKWVFVCINERPPEHPRPSCIRNGAAGVFEAMREETGRQGLVDVKVVASGCLEPCMVGPSIYVAPDDVWYGGVTVEDVPQIVEQHLANDRPVEFLQIGREEFELSPLQGRSDLPPGMIPPA; encoded by the coding sequence ATGGCACGTGTCGGGATGCCGAGGAAGTGGGTGTTCGTCTGCATCAACGAACGTCCACCGGAGCACCCGCGCCCCTCGTGCATCCGCAACGGCGCGGCCGGCGTGTTCGAGGCGATGCGCGAGGAGACCGGCCGGCAGGGGCTCGTCGACGTGAAGGTCGTCGCCTCGGGCTGCCTCGAGCCGTGCATGGTCGGACCCAGCATCTACGTCGCCCCGGACGACGTCTGGTACGGCGGCGTCACGGTCGAGGACGTGCCGCAGATCGTCGAGCAGCACCTCGCGAACGACCGGCCGGTCGAGTTCCTGCAGATCGGGCGTGAGGAGTTCGAGCTGTCACCGCTGCAGGGCCGCTCCGACCTGCCTCCCGGGATGATCCCACCCGCCTGA
- a CDS encoding CoA-binding protein has translation MSLADDQIDDLLRRIRRIAVVGASDDLFRPSHGVMRRLLEAGYEVVPVNPNHVEVLGIPTVARLADVDGRIDLVDVFRRVEHTPQVAREAAAVGAGALWLQSGLRSADARRIATDAGLSYVEDRCLAVEVAVRGITAPAAAND, from the coding sequence GTGTCCCTGGCCGACGACCAGATCGACGACCTGCTGCGCCGTATCCGCCGGATCGCCGTGGTGGGCGCGTCCGACGACCTGTTCCGCCCCAGCCACGGCGTGATGCGGCGGCTGCTGGAGGCCGGCTACGAGGTGGTTCCGGTCAACCCCAACCACGTCGAGGTGCTGGGCATCCCGACCGTCGCACGGCTCGCGGACGTCGACGGCCGGATCGACCTCGTGGACGTCTTCCGCCGGGTCGAGCACACCCCGCAGGTCGCCCGCGAGGCGGCGGCCGTCGGGGCGGGTGCGCTGTGGCTGCAGTCGGGCCTGCGCTCGGCCGACGCCCGGCGGATCGCGACCGACGCGGGGCTGTCCTACGTGGAGGACCGGTGCCTGGCGGTGGAGGTCGCCGTGCGCGGGATCACCGCCCCGGCCGCCGCGAACGACTGA
- the folP gene encoding dihydropteroate synthase, whose translation MNPRLMGIVNLNPDSFSTHGDGGDDAVADALRLVEAGAEVIDLGAQSASPSTPVVPADEELAVLRPVVATLAARGITVSVDTYKPAVAAGVIAAGATIVNDYSGTDDEAMLEAVADTGAQFVLTHNIGPVKQRLTDPDLYEDVVVEVGDWFARQLERLAAHGVAPERVVLDPGIDLSKTPAQTVAVLTGLPALRARFDNPLLVAISRKDFIGTIARVLPHERLPGTLAALVPLVRVADTIARVHDVAAARQFLDVLDVLEARRSLARDAFLDPALYRSDGRASG comes from the coding sequence ACTCGTTCTCCACGCACGGGGACGGCGGCGACGACGCCGTCGCCGACGCCCTGCGGCTGGTCGAGGCGGGCGCCGAGGTGATCGACCTGGGCGCGCAGAGCGCGTCGCCCAGCACGCCGGTCGTGCCGGCGGACGAGGAGCTCGCCGTCCTGCGTCCGGTCGTCGCGACCCTCGCTGCCCGCGGTATCACCGTCAGCGTCGACACGTACAAACCCGCCGTCGCCGCCGGGGTGATCGCCGCGGGGGCGACGATCGTCAACGACTACTCCGGCACCGACGACGAGGCGATGCTGGAGGCCGTCGCCGACACGGGCGCCCAGTTCGTGTTGACGCACAACATCGGGCCCGTGAAGCAGCGGCTGACCGATCCGGACCTCTACGAGGACGTCGTCGTCGAGGTCGGTGACTGGTTCGCGCGCCAGCTCGAGCGGCTGGCGGCGCACGGCGTTGCGCCGGAGCGGGTGGTGCTCGACCCCGGCATCGACCTGTCGAAGACCCCGGCGCAGACCGTGGCCGTGCTGACGGGGCTGCCGGCGCTGCGGGCACGGTTCGACAACCCGCTCCTGGTGGCCATCTCGCGCAAGGACTTCATCGGCACCATCGCCCGCGTCCTGCCCCACGAGCGGCTGCCCGGCACGCTGGCGGCCCTGGTGCCGCTGGTGCGGGTGGCCGACACCATCGCCCGGGTCCACGACGTGGCGGCTGCCCGGCAGTTCCTCGACGTGCTCGACGTGCTGGAGGCGCGTCGCTCGCTCGCCCGCGATGCCTTCCTCGACCCGGCGCTGTACCGCTCCGACGGTCGTGCGTCGGGCTGA